The following are from one region of the Lytechinus variegatus isolate NC3 chromosome 4, Lvar_3.0, whole genome shotgun sequence genome:
- the LOC121412833 gene encoding uncharacterized protein LOC121412833 — MRAASTKRCTVVAEPTRVGLASIQRCVAVAEAPQRRCPPAVEHESIVTKSKNDTPFFPASVRGTPEQLTVELHSVSPLNLISESTADFFGLEVVIDTFGYSDYVDPEVSFALPSGIVGITSFSLFYDGCELYYDGFVVEDSVVNFDVMAGAPFMEKNDVSIRPSKRQIMFGDYHTFSYMSSSDQFPQSSPTSMNELDELDCAVGMITQGSESECKHTNPGFDSECKHTLPLNDCSQVYREIMDVGCNVEVNETEAEHPHIHKSNDNDNIHNEVMDVECSVGENETEADRLHTRKSNDINNIHNEVMDVECNVEVNETEADHPHIHKSYDNNMHSEFGLMTSVETESVMTEYDVGNPDLGFTSPLRESKMDGEIGETLSESVEIVTVTESKSCKPAVSTDDNCCDRAKLCVKTVGAVGSHYNCHLKHEHDISCSGDLSCVKVVGEIRSHNNNQENYQHTQFYSVPDTEPSSASGVPGTEPSSVVPDTEPSSGIPDTEPSSGVPDTELSSVVPDTEPTCSYGVLDTEPSSGVPGTEHSSGIPGNEPSFDIPDTELSSNTKPSCSVLVMSLTLALLCLVVNIALVVVCSCFIATHVSEAEPSLAVAGYVHSADITSIEHCAIIRSLSHDLYSPFATVENRIREIHDRLENRTADYPSDIEYVDESIRSTDRYFGFVRCTRDHDMPRHVCGVCNTDRFRHFGFVHCTRDHDMPRHVRGEPCHRTDAYLDIAPCSSLINSNHHFTSLLPYEVFYGCTAYMHSVASIIWSPYMDCIAYSTIDKDLAPCVCPKTPTLLRNPADRLILPVVHHATDPDVILLLSYLCDYICSGNKSSAYDVMTSLPTSLLFEDGKAAHSSTPLLHVHGSSSRTVLPVSDPVRTPAVVDQPLRIQPPVGSWPRCVATIEHQDWLLWTCGPRPPSPFSDGTRMIPNPMMDLA; from the exons ATGCGCGCCGCATCGACGAAGCGATGCACGGTCGTGGCGGAGCCCACCCGCGTCGGGCTCGCATCTATACAGAGATGTGTAGCCGTCGCTGAGGCACCTCAGCGTAGGTGTCCTCCTGCTGTAGAGCATGAGTCTATCGTGACTAAATCTAAGAATGACACCCCATTTTTCCCTGCCAGTGTTAGGGGAACCCCCGAACAGTTGACAGTGGAATTGCATAGTGTTTCTCCTTTGAATTTGATAAGTGAGTCTACTGCTGATTTCTTTGGCCTTGAAGTTGTAATCGATACGTTTGGTTACAGTGACTATGTTGACCCTGAAGTGTCATTTGCCTTACCATCTGGTATTGTTGGCATTacatctttttctcttttctatgATGGATGTGAGTTGTATTATGATGGTTTCGTGGTTGAAGACAGTGTGGTGAACTTTGATGTGATGGCTGGGGCTCCCTTTATGGAGAAGAATGATGTTTCCATTCGACCTTCTAAACGCCAAATCATGTTTGGGGACTACCATACTTTTTCTTACATGTCATCATCTGATCAGTTTCCCCAATCTAGTCCCACTAGTATGAATGAGTTAGATGAGCTGGATTGTGCAGTGGGTATGATAACGCAAGGATCTGAGAGTGAGTGCAAACACACTAATCCTGGATTTGACAGTGAGTGTAAACACACTCTTCCACTAAATGACTGTTCTCAAGTATACAGAGAGATCATGGATGTTGGGTGTAATGTAGAGGTGAATGAGACTGAAGCTGAGCATCCACACATTCACAAGTCCAATGACAATgataacatacacaatgaggtCATGGATGTCGAGTGTAGTGTTGGAGAGAATGAGACTGAAGCTGACCGTTTACACACTCGCAAGTCCAATGACATTaataacatacacaatgaggtCATGGATGTTGAGTGTAATGTAGAGGTGAATGAGACTGAAGCTGACCATCCGCACATTCACAAGTCCTATGACAATAACATGCACAGTGAGTTCGGATTGATGACCAGTGTGGAGACTGAAAGTGTTATGACTGAGTATGATGTTGGAAACCCAGACTTGGGATTTACGTCACCACTACGTGAGTCGAAGATGGATGGTGAGATTGGTGAGACGTTGAGTGAAAGCGTTGAGATAGTGACAGTCACAGAATCCAAAAGCTGTAAGCCTGCTGTGAGTACTGACGATAATTGCTGTGATCGCGCTAAGCTATGCGTAAAGACAGTAGGTGCAGTTGGGTCACATTACAATTGTCATCTAAAACATGAACATGATATTAGTTGCAGCGGTGACCTATCGTGTGTAAAGGTCGTAGGTGAAATTAGGTCACATAACAACAATCAGGAAAATTACCAACATACACAATTTTACAGTGTTCCTGATACTGAGCCTAGCTCTGCATCTG GTGTTCCTGGTACTGAGCCTAGCTCTGTTGTTCCTGATACTGAGCCTAGCTCTGGCATTCCTGATACTGAGCCTAGCTCTGGTGTTCCTGATACTGAGCTTAGCTCTGTTGTTCCCGACACTGAGCCTACATGTAGCTATGGCGTTCTTGATACTGAGCCTAGCTCTGGTGTTCCCGGTACTGAGCATAGCTCTGGCATTCCCGGTAACGAGCCAAGCTTTGACATTCCTGATACTGAGCTTAGCTCTAATACTAAGCCTTCCTGTAGTGTCTTGGTAATGAGCCTTACGTTAGCTCTCTTGTGTCTTGTCGTGAACATAGCTCTAGTGGTAGTATGCTCTTGTTTCATCGCTACTCATGTTTCGGAAGCGGAGCCTAGCCTTGCTGTTGCAGGTTATGTACACAGTGCTGACATCACTTCAATAGAGCATTGTGCCATCATTCGATCGCTTTCGCATGACCTTTATTCTCCTTTCGCTACAGTAGAGAACCGTATTCGCGAAATCCATGATCGGCTTGAAAACCGAACCGCTGACTACCCGTCAGACATAGAGTACGTCGATGAGAGTATCCGCAGTACAGATCGTTATTTCGGTTTCGTTCGTTGTACACGTGATCATGATATGCCCAGACATGTTTGTGGTGTCTGCAACACAGATCGTTTTCGGCATTTCGGCTTCGTTCATTGTACACGCGATCATGATATGCCCCGGCATGTTCGTGGTGAGCCGTGTCACCGCACAGACGCTTACCTTGATATTGCGCCGTGTTCCTCTCTCATCAATAGTAACCATCACTTTACGAGTCTCTTACCTTATGAGGTGTTCTATGGATGCACAGCTTACATGCATTCTGTAGCTAGTATCATCTGGTCGCCCTACATGGACTGTATAGCTTATAGTACAATAGACAAGGATTTGGCACCTTGCGTTTGTCCCAAGACGCCTACTCTCCTACGGAATCCTGCTGATCGATTGATATTGCCTGTTGTCCATCACGCTACTGATCCTGATGTGATTTTGCTGCTATCTTACCTGTGTGACTACATCTGTTCTGGTAACAAGTCCTCTGCATATGATGTCATGACTAGTCTTCCCACCTCACTGCTCTTTGAGGACGGAAAAGCGGCCCACAGTAGCACACCCTTACTCCATGTTCACGGAAGTTCGTCACGCACCGTATTACCGGTGTCCGACCCAGTCCGTACCCCTGCTGTTGTTGATCAGCCCTTGAGGATCCAACCCCCCGTTGGATCTTGGCCTAGATGCGTCGCGACCATTGAACACCAGGATTGGCTTCTATGGACTTGTGGACCTCGCCCACCGTCGCCCTTTTCTGATGGAACTCGCATGATCCCCAATCCCATGATGGACCTCGCATGA